The following are encoded in a window of Narcine bancroftii isolate sNarBan1 chromosome 2, sNarBan1.hap1, whole genome shotgun sequence genomic DNA:
- the hif1aa gene encoding hypoxia inducible factor 1 subunit alpha a isoform X4 — MRLTISYLRMRKLLNDRDAELEADLEKQLDSFYLKALEGFVMVLTQDGDMIYMSENVNKCMGLTQFELIGHSIFDFTHPCDHEEMREMLSHKQGLSKKGKDQNTERNFFLRMKCTLTSRGRTVNIKSATWKVLHCTGHIRVYKPSNEQSHCGYKEPPMTCLVLICEPIPHPSNIEVPLDSKTFLSRHSLDMKFSYCDERITELMGYQPEELLGRSVYEYYHAMDSDHLTKTHHDLFTKGQATTGQYRMLGKEGGYVWVETQATVIYNAKNSQPQCIVCVNYVLSGLVEKEVVLSLDQTECVPVSTEKSEEPVETTGKSTNEKDNNLFDKLKEEPEALTQLAPAAGDTVVSLDFSPSDAEIQQFHDVPLYNDVMLPSSTDRKIVDLALSPLPPSDTEKPLCSSTETALNLDSIIKLETNQEPLDFSFSIPQMNEQSSSSSCPCTSQNSTQPSSPSTYCFSVDNDISNEFKLDIVEKLFAIDPEAKNPFAVQDIDNLDLEMLAPYIPMDDDFQLRSLDQLSPLADSPATPPSTPSLNNAVDSLPQAGTSINTPHKHKPTLKQVVKIEPMVAIKSCLRINEMDNIPESPYCESSSRIASPVRTGEKDSLMQQTDSSYPQSPASPVKALLNYSKRSAKGTTPTENPSPQTVVLPNSPRKRKLENAASLFQAVGIELLFPSDTSLPVSTPQTWKRAKGFDANSSEQKTLVLLPTDIVARLLAHSLDDNSLPTLTNYDCEVNAPIQGNRTLLQGEEVLRALDQVN, encoded by the exons ATGAGACTGACTATCAGCTACCTGCGCATGAGAAAACTGCTCAATGATA GGGATGCAGAGCTGGAGGCTGATTTAGAGAAACAACTCGACAGCTTTTACTTGAAGGCTCTGGAAGGATTTGTCATGGTGTTAACGCAGGACGGAGACATGATCTACATGTCTGAAAATGTCAACAAATGCATGGGACTAACTCAG TTTGAACTGATTGGACACAGTATTTTTGACTTCACTCATCCTTGTGATCATGAAGAGATGCGGGAAATGCTTTCACATAAGCAGG GACTTTCAAAAAAGGGAAAAGATCAGAACACTGAACGCAATTTCTTCTTGAGGATGAAGTGTACATTAACAAGTCGGGGCCGCACTGTCAATATTAAATCTGCAACATGGAAG GTCCTTCATTGCACAGGGCACATTAGAGTGTATAAACCCAGTAATGAGCAATCACACTGTGGTTACAAGGAGCCACCTATGACTTGTCTTGTTTTGATCTGTGAGCCAATTCCACACCCATCCAACATAGAGGTCCCACTGGACAGCAAGACATTTTTGAGTCGTCATAGCCTGGACATGAAGTTCTCCTATTGTGATGAGAG AATAACCGAATTAATGGGTTACCAACCAGAAGAATTGCTGGGCCGGTCAGTCTATGAATATTACCATGCCATGGATTCAGACCATCTGACAAAAACACATCATGACT TGTTTACTAAAGGACAAGCCACCACAGGCCAATACAGGATGTTGGGCAAGGAAGGTGGTTATGTTTGGGTGGAAACTCAGGCCACAGTAATCTACAATGCAAAAAATTCTCAACCCCAGTGCATTGTCTGCGTGAACTACGTTTTGAG TGGTCTAGTTGAAAAAGAAGTGGTTCTTTCACTGGATCAGACTGAGTGTGTACCAGTATCtactgagaagtctgaggaaccAGTTGAGACAACTGGTAAATCCACAAATGAAAAGGACAACAATCTCTTTGACAAGCTGAAGGAAGAACCAGAAGCTTTGACTCAACTTGCACCAGCTGCAGGCGATACAGTTGTCTCGCTGGATTTTAGCCCTTCAG aCGCAGAAATCCAGCAGTTTCATGATGTACCTCTTTACAATGATGTCATGTTGCCCTCCTCCACTGACCGGAAGATTGTAGACCTGGCATTATCGCCCCTTCCTCCTTCCGATACAGAAAAACCGCTATGTAGTAGCACTGAAACAGCCTTGAATTTAGATTCAATTATTAAGCTTGAAACTAACCAAGAGCCTCTAGATTTTTCATTCAGCATTCCACAAATGAATGAGCAATCAAGCAGCTCTTCCTGTCCTTGCACCAGTCAGAATTCAACGCAA CCAAGCAGTCCTTCAACCTACTGTTTTAGTGTTGACAATGACATTTCCAATGAATTCAAACTGGACATAGTGGAAAAGCTTTTTGCAATTGATCCAGAAGCCAAAAATCCCTTTGCTGTTCAG GACATTGATAACTTGGATTTGGAAATGTTGGCTCCATACATCCCAATGGATGATGACTTTCAGCTTAGATCATTGGACCAACTTTCACCACTTGCTGATTCTCCAGCCACCCCTCCCAGCACACCAAGCTTGAATAACGCTGTTGATAGCCTCCCACAAGCTGGAACATCTATTAACACTCCTCACAAGCATAAGCcaacattgaaacaggtggtaaAGATTGAGCCGATGGTTGCAATTAAATCTTGCCTGCGCATCAATGAAATGGATAATATCCCAGAGTCACCATATTGTGAGAGCAGCAGTAGAATAGCTTCACCTGTCAGAACTGGAGAAAAAGATTCATTGATGCAGCAGACTGATTCTTCATATCCACAAAGTCCTGCATCACCAGTGAAGGCATTACTTAATTATAGTAAAAG ATCTGCGAAAGGAACAACTCCAACTGAAAATCCAAGCCCTCAGACAGTGGTTTTACCCAATTCACCCAGGAAACGGAAGTTGGAAAATGCTGCTTCCCTCTTTCAAGCAGTTGGAATT GAATTATTGTTCCCAAGTGATACTAGCCTTCCAGTGAGTACTCCACAAACCTGGAAGCGGGCAAAAGGATTTGATGCTAACAGCAGTGAACAGAAGACACTTGTGTTGTTGCCTACTG ATATAGTAGCCAGACTTCTGGCTCATTCACTGGATGACAATAGTTTGCCAACACTTACCAACTATGACTGTGAAGTGAATGCACCTATTCAAGGCAACAGAACCCTGCTTCAGGGTGAAGAAGTTCTCAGAGCATTGGATCAAGTCAACTAG
- the hif1aa gene encoding hypoxia inducible factor 1 subunit alpha a isoform X3 produces MDIICFPSTRGSSERRKEKSRDAARCRRSKESEVFYELAHELPLPHSVTSHLDKASIMRLTISYLRMRKLLNDRDAELEADLEKQLDSFYLKALEGFVMVLTQDGDMIYMSENVNKCMGLTQFELIGHSIFDFTHPCDHEEMREMLSHKQGLSKKGKDQNTERNFFLRMKCTLTSRGRTVNIKSATWKVLHCTGHIRVYKPSNEQSHCGYKEPPMTCLVLICEPIPHPSNIEVPLDSKTFLSRHSLDMKFSYCDERITELMGYQPEELLGRSVYEYYHAMDSDHLTKTHHDLFTKGQATTGQYRMLGKEGGYVWVETQATVIYNAKNSQPQCIVCVNYVLSGLVEKEVVLSLDQTECVPVSTEKSEEPVETTGKSTNEKDNNLFDKLKEEPEALTQLAPAAGDTVVSLDFSPSDAEIQQFHDVPLYNDVMLPSSTDRKIVDLALSPLPPSDTEKPLCSSTETALNLDSIIKLETNQEPLDFSFSIPQMNEQSSSSSCPCTSQNSTQPSSPSTYCFSVDNDISNEFKLDIVEKLFAIDPEAKNPFAVQDIDNLDLEMLAPYIPMDDDFQLRSLDQLSPLADSPATPPSTPSLNNAVDSLPQAGTSINTPHKHKPTLKQVVKIEPMVAIKSCLRINEMDNIPESPYCESSSRIASPVRTGEKDSLMQQTDSSYPQSPASPVKALLNYSKRSAKGTTPTENPSPQTVVLPNSPRKRKLENAASLFQAVGIELLFPSDTSLPVSTPQTWKRAKGFDANSSEQKTLVLLPTGIEKMRILTISIYQI; encoded by the exons AGGTAGTTCGGAGAGACGAAAGGAGAAGTCTCGTGATGCTGCCAGGTGCCGACGAAGCAAAGAATCGGAGGTCTTCTACGAATTGGCTCATGAACTGCCACTTCCACATAGCGTCACTTCTCATCTGGACAAAGCTTCAATCATGAGACTGACTATCAGCTACCTGCGCATGAGAAAACTGCTCAATGATA GGGATGCAGAGCTGGAGGCTGATTTAGAGAAACAACTCGACAGCTTTTACTTGAAGGCTCTGGAAGGATTTGTCATGGTGTTAACGCAGGACGGAGACATGATCTACATGTCTGAAAATGTCAACAAATGCATGGGACTAACTCAG TTTGAACTGATTGGACACAGTATTTTTGACTTCACTCATCCTTGTGATCATGAAGAGATGCGGGAAATGCTTTCACATAAGCAGG GACTTTCAAAAAAGGGAAAAGATCAGAACACTGAACGCAATTTCTTCTTGAGGATGAAGTGTACATTAACAAGTCGGGGCCGCACTGTCAATATTAAATCTGCAACATGGAAG GTCCTTCATTGCACAGGGCACATTAGAGTGTATAAACCCAGTAATGAGCAATCACACTGTGGTTACAAGGAGCCACCTATGACTTGTCTTGTTTTGATCTGTGAGCCAATTCCACACCCATCCAACATAGAGGTCCCACTGGACAGCAAGACATTTTTGAGTCGTCATAGCCTGGACATGAAGTTCTCCTATTGTGATGAGAG AATAACCGAATTAATGGGTTACCAACCAGAAGAATTGCTGGGCCGGTCAGTCTATGAATATTACCATGCCATGGATTCAGACCATCTGACAAAAACACATCATGACT TGTTTACTAAAGGACAAGCCACCACAGGCCAATACAGGATGTTGGGCAAGGAAGGTGGTTATGTTTGGGTGGAAACTCAGGCCACAGTAATCTACAATGCAAAAAATTCTCAACCCCAGTGCATTGTCTGCGTGAACTACGTTTTGAG TGGTCTAGTTGAAAAAGAAGTGGTTCTTTCACTGGATCAGACTGAGTGTGTACCAGTATCtactgagaagtctgaggaaccAGTTGAGACAACTGGTAAATCCACAAATGAAAAGGACAACAATCTCTTTGACAAGCTGAAGGAAGAACCAGAAGCTTTGACTCAACTTGCACCAGCTGCAGGCGATACAGTTGTCTCGCTGGATTTTAGCCCTTCAG aCGCAGAAATCCAGCAGTTTCATGATGTACCTCTTTACAATGATGTCATGTTGCCCTCCTCCACTGACCGGAAGATTGTAGACCTGGCATTATCGCCCCTTCCTCCTTCCGATACAGAAAAACCGCTATGTAGTAGCACTGAAACAGCCTTGAATTTAGATTCAATTATTAAGCTTGAAACTAACCAAGAGCCTCTAGATTTTTCATTCAGCATTCCACAAATGAATGAGCAATCAAGCAGCTCTTCCTGTCCTTGCACCAGTCAGAATTCAACGCAA CCAAGCAGTCCTTCAACCTACTGTTTTAGTGTTGACAATGACATTTCCAATGAATTCAAACTGGACATAGTGGAAAAGCTTTTTGCAATTGATCCAGAAGCCAAAAATCCCTTTGCTGTTCAG GACATTGATAACTTGGATTTGGAAATGTTGGCTCCATACATCCCAATGGATGATGACTTTCAGCTTAGATCATTGGACCAACTTTCACCACTTGCTGATTCTCCAGCCACCCCTCCCAGCACACCAAGCTTGAATAACGCTGTTGATAGCCTCCCACAAGCTGGAACATCTATTAACACTCCTCACAAGCATAAGCcaacattgaaacaggtggtaaAGATTGAGCCGATGGTTGCAATTAAATCTTGCCTGCGCATCAATGAAATGGATAATATCCCAGAGTCACCATATTGTGAGAGCAGCAGTAGAATAGCTTCACCTGTCAGAACTGGAGAAAAAGATTCATTGATGCAGCAGACTGATTCTTCATATCCACAAAGTCCTGCATCACCAGTGAAGGCATTACTTAATTATAGTAAAAG ATCTGCGAAAGGAACAACTCCAACTGAAAATCCAAGCCCTCAGACAGTGGTTTTACCCAATTCACCCAGGAAACGGAAGTTGGAAAATGCTGCTTCCCTCTTTCAAGCAGTTGGAATT GAATTATTGTTCCCAAGTGATACTAGCCTTCCAGTGAGTACTCCACAAACCTGGAAGCGGGCAAAAGGATTTGATGCTAACAGCAGTGAACAGAAGACACTTGTGTTGTTGCCTACTG GGATAGAAAAGATGAGGATCTTGACTATTTCCATTTACCAG ATATAG
- the hif1aa gene encoding hypoxia inducible factor 1 subunit alpha a isoform X1, which translates to MDIICFPSTRGSSERRKEKSRDAARCRRSKESEVFYELAHELPLPHSVTSHLDKASIMRLTISYLRMRKLLNDRDAELEADLEKQLDSFYLKALEGFVMVLTQDGDMIYMSENVNKCMGLTQFELIGHSIFDFTHPCDHEEMREMLSHKQGLSKKGKDQNTERNFFLRMKCTLTSRGRTVNIKSATWKVLHCTGHIRVYKPSNEQSHCGYKEPPMTCLVLICEPIPHPSNIEVPLDSKTFLSRHSLDMKFSYCDERITELMGYQPEELLGRSVYEYYHAMDSDHLTKTHHDLFTKGQATTGQYRMLGKEGGYVWVETQATVIYNAKNSQPQCIVCVNYVLSGLVEKEVVLSLDQTECVPVSTEKSEEPVETTGKSTNEKDNNLFDKLKEEPEALTQLAPAAGDTVVSLDFSPSDAEIQQFHDVPLYNDVMLPSSTDRKIVDLALSPLPPSDTEKPLCSSTETALNLDSIIKLETNQEPLDFSFSIPQMNEQSSSSSCPCTSQNSTQPSSPSTYCFSVDNDISNEFKLDIVEKLFAIDPEAKNPFAVQDIDNLDLEMLAPYIPMDDDFQLRSLDQLSPLADSPATPPSTPSLNNAVDSLPQAGTSINTPHKHKPTLKQVVKIEPMVAIKSCLRINEMDNIPESPYCESSSRIASPVRTGEKDSLMQQTDSSYPQSPASPVKALLNYSKRSAKGTTPTENPSPQTVVLPNSPRKRKLENAASLFQAVGIELLFPSDTSLPVSTPQTWKRAKGFDANSSEQKTLVLLPTDIVARLLAHSLDDNSLPTLTNYDCEVNAPIQGNRTLLQGEEVLRALDQVN; encoded by the exons AGGTAGTTCGGAGAGACGAAAGGAGAAGTCTCGTGATGCTGCCAGGTGCCGACGAAGCAAAGAATCGGAGGTCTTCTACGAATTGGCTCATGAACTGCCACTTCCACATAGCGTCACTTCTCATCTGGACAAAGCTTCAATCATGAGACTGACTATCAGCTACCTGCGCATGAGAAAACTGCTCAATGATA GGGATGCAGAGCTGGAGGCTGATTTAGAGAAACAACTCGACAGCTTTTACTTGAAGGCTCTGGAAGGATTTGTCATGGTGTTAACGCAGGACGGAGACATGATCTACATGTCTGAAAATGTCAACAAATGCATGGGACTAACTCAG TTTGAACTGATTGGACACAGTATTTTTGACTTCACTCATCCTTGTGATCATGAAGAGATGCGGGAAATGCTTTCACATAAGCAGG GACTTTCAAAAAAGGGAAAAGATCAGAACACTGAACGCAATTTCTTCTTGAGGATGAAGTGTACATTAACAAGTCGGGGCCGCACTGTCAATATTAAATCTGCAACATGGAAG GTCCTTCATTGCACAGGGCACATTAGAGTGTATAAACCCAGTAATGAGCAATCACACTGTGGTTACAAGGAGCCACCTATGACTTGTCTTGTTTTGATCTGTGAGCCAATTCCACACCCATCCAACATAGAGGTCCCACTGGACAGCAAGACATTTTTGAGTCGTCATAGCCTGGACATGAAGTTCTCCTATTGTGATGAGAG AATAACCGAATTAATGGGTTACCAACCAGAAGAATTGCTGGGCCGGTCAGTCTATGAATATTACCATGCCATGGATTCAGACCATCTGACAAAAACACATCATGACT TGTTTACTAAAGGACAAGCCACCACAGGCCAATACAGGATGTTGGGCAAGGAAGGTGGTTATGTTTGGGTGGAAACTCAGGCCACAGTAATCTACAATGCAAAAAATTCTCAACCCCAGTGCATTGTCTGCGTGAACTACGTTTTGAG TGGTCTAGTTGAAAAAGAAGTGGTTCTTTCACTGGATCAGACTGAGTGTGTACCAGTATCtactgagaagtctgaggaaccAGTTGAGACAACTGGTAAATCCACAAATGAAAAGGACAACAATCTCTTTGACAAGCTGAAGGAAGAACCAGAAGCTTTGACTCAACTTGCACCAGCTGCAGGCGATACAGTTGTCTCGCTGGATTTTAGCCCTTCAG aCGCAGAAATCCAGCAGTTTCATGATGTACCTCTTTACAATGATGTCATGTTGCCCTCCTCCACTGACCGGAAGATTGTAGACCTGGCATTATCGCCCCTTCCTCCTTCCGATACAGAAAAACCGCTATGTAGTAGCACTGAAACAGCCTTGAATTTAGATTCAATTATTAAGCTTGAAACTAACCAAGAGCCTCTAGATTTTTCATTCAGCATTCCACAAATGAATGAGCAATCAAGCAGCTCTTCCTGTCCTTGCACCAGTCAGAATTCAACGCAA CCAAGCAGTCCTTCAACCTACTGTTTTAGTGTTGACAATGACATTTCCAATGAATTCAAACTGGACATAGTGGAAAAGCTTTTTGCAATTGATCCAGAAGCCAAAAATCCCTTTGCTGTTCAG GACATTGATAACTTGGATTTGGAAATGTTGGCTCCATACATCCCAATGGATGATGACTTTCAGCTTAGATCATTGGACCAACTTTCACCACTTGCTGATTCTCCAGCCACCCCTCCCAGCACACCAAGCTTGAATAACGCTGTTGATAGCCTCCCACAAGCTGGAACATCTATTAACACTCCTCACAAGCATAAGCcaacattgaaacaggtggtaaAGATTGAGCCGATGGTTGCAATTAAATCTTGCCTGCGCATCAATGAAATGGATAATATCCCAGAGTCACCATATTGTGAGAGCAGCAGTAGAATAGCTTCACCTGTCAGAACTGGAGAAAAAGATTCATTGATGCAGCAGACTGATTCTTCATATCCACAAAGTCCTGCATCACCAGTGAAGGCATTACTTAATTATAGTAAAAG ATCTGCGAAAGGAACAACTCCAACTGAAAATCCAAGCCCTCAGACAGTGGTTTTACCCAATTCACCCAGGAAACGGAAGTTGGAAAATGCTGCTTCCCTCTTTCAAGCAGTTGGAATT GAATTATTGTTCCCAAGTGATACTAGCCTTCCAGTGAGTACTCCACAAACCTGGAAGCGGGCAAAAGGATTTGATGCTAACAGCAGTGAACAGAAGACACTTGTGTTGTTGCCTACTG ATATAGTAGCCAGACTTCTGGCTCATTCACTGGATGACAATAGTTTGCCAACACTTACCAACTATGACTGTGAAGTGAATGCACCTATTCAAGGCAACAGAACCCTGCTTCAGGGTGAAGAAGTTCTCAGAGCATTGGATCAAGTCAACTAG
- the hif1aa gene encoding hypoxia inducible factor 1 subunit alpha a isoform X2, which produces MQVDGEKKGGSSERRKEKSRDAARCRRSKESEVFYELAHELPLPHSVTSHLDKASIMRLTISYLRMRKLLNDRDAELEADLEKQLDSFYLKALEGFVMVLTQDGDMIYMSENVNKCMGLTQFELIGHSIFDFTHPCDHEEMREMLSHKQGLSKKGKDQNTERNFFLRMKCTLTSRGRTVNIKSATWKVLHCTGHIRVYKPSNEQSHCGYKEPPMTCLVLICEPIPHPSNIEVPLDSKTFLSRHSLDMKFSYCDERITELMGYQPEELLGRSVYEYYHAMDSDHLTKTHHDLFTKGQATTGQYRMLGKEGGYVWVETQATVIYNAKNSQPQCIVCVNYVLSGLVEKEVVLSLDQTECVPVSTEKSEEPVETTGKSTNEKDNNLFDKLKEEPEALTQLAPAAGDTVVSLDFSPSDAEIQQFHDVPLYNDVMLPSSTDRKIVDLALSPLPPSDTEKPLCSSTETALNLDSIIKLETNQEPLDFSFSIPQMNEQSSSSSCPCTSQNSTQPSSPSTYCFSVDNDISNEFKLDIVEKLFAIDPEAKNPFAVQDIDNLDLEMLAPYIPMDDDFQLRSLDQLSPLADSPATPPSTPSLNNAVDSLPQAGTSINTPHKHKPTLKQVVKIEPMVAIKSCLRINEMDNIPESPYCESSSRIASPVRTGEKDSLMQQTDSSYPQSPASPVKALLNYSKRSAKGTTPTENPSPQTVVLPNSPRKRKLENAASLFQAVGIELLFPSDTSLPVSTPQTWKRAKGFDANSSEQKTLVLLPTDIVARLLAHSLDDNSLPTLTNYDCEVNAPIQGNRTLLQGEEVLRALDQVN; this is translated from the exons AGGTAGTTCGGAGAGACGAAAGGAGAAGTCTCGTGATGCTGCCAGGTGCCGACGAAGCAAAGAATCGGAGGTCTTCTACGAATTGGCTCATGAACTGCCACTTCCACATAGCGTCACTTCTCATCTGGACAAAGCTTCAATCATGAGACTGACTATCAGCTACCTGCGCATGAGAAAACTGCTCAATGATA GGGATGCAGAGCTGGAGGCTGATTTAGAGAAACAACTCGACAGCTTTTACTTGAAGGCTCTGGAAGGATTTGTCATGGTGTTAACGCAGGACGGAGACATGATCTACATGTCTGAAAATGTCAACAAATGCATGGGACTAACTCAG TTTGAACTGATTGGACACAGTATTTTTGACTTCACTCATCCTTGTGATCATGAAGAGATGCGGGAAATGCTTTCACATAAGCAGG GACTTTCAAAAAAGGGAAAAGATCAGAACACTGAACGCAATTTCTTCTTGAGGATGAAGTGTACATTAACAAGTCGGGGCCGCACTGTCAATATTAAATCTGCAACATGGAAG GTCCTTCATTGCACAGGGCACATTAGAGTGTATAAACCCAGTAATGAGCAATCACACTGTGGTTACAAGGAGCCACCTATGACTTGTCTTGTTTTGATCTGTGAGCCAATTCCACACCCATCCAACATAGAGGTCCCACTGGACAGCAAGACATTTTTGAGTCGTCATAGCCTGGACATGAAGTTCTCCTATTGTGATGAGAG AATAACCGAATTAATGGGTTACCAACCAGAAGAATTGCTGGGCCGGTCAGTCTATGAATATTACCATGCCATGGATTCAGACCATCTGACAAAAACACATCATGACT TGTTTACTAAAGGACAAGCCACCACAGGCCAATACAGGATGTTGGGCAAGGAAGGTGGTTATGTTTGGGTGGAAACTCAGGCCACAGTAATCTACAATGCAAAAAATTCTCAACCCCAGTGCATTGTCTGCGTGAACTACGTTTTGAG TGGTCTAGTTGAAAAAGAAGTGGTTCTTTCACTGGATCAGACTGAGTGTGTACCAGTATCtactgagaagtctgaggaaccAGTTGAGACAACTGGTAAATCCACAAATGAAAAGGACAACAATCTCTTTGACAAGCTGAAGGAAGAACCAGAAGCTTTGACTCAACTTGCACCAGCTGCAGGCGATACAGTTGTCTCGCTGGATTTTAGCCCTTCAG aCGCAGAAATCCAGCAGTTTCATGATGTACCTCTTTACAATGATGTCATGTTGCCCTCCTCCACTGACCGGAAGATTGTAGACCTGGCATTATCGCCCCTTCCTCCTTCCGATACAGAAAAACCGCTATGTAGTAGCACTGAAACAGCCTTGAATTTAGATTCAATTATTAAGCTTGAAACTAACCAAGAGCCTCTAGATTTTTCATTCAGCATTCCACAAATGAATGAGCAATCAAGCAGCTCTTCCTGTCCTTGCACCAGTCAGAATTCAACGCAA CCAAGCAGTCCTTCAACCTACTGTTTTAGTGTTGACAATGACATTTCCAATGAATTCAAACTGGACATAGTGGAAAAGCTTTTTGCAATTGATCCAGAAGCCAAAAATCCCTTTGCTGTTCAG GACATTGATAACTTGGATTTGGAAATGTTGGCTCCATACATCCCAATGGATGATGACTTTCAGCTTAGATCATTGGACCAACTTTCACCACTTGCTGATTCTCCAGCCACCCCTCCCAGCACACCAAGCTTGAATAACGCTGTTGATAGCCTCCCACAAGCTGGAACATCTATTAACACTCCTCACAAGCATAAGCcaacattgaaacaggtggtaaAGATTGAGCCGATGGTTGCAATTAAATCTTGCCTGCGCATCAATGAAATGGATAATATCCCAGAGTCACCATATTGTGAGAGCAGCAGTAGAATAGCTTCACCTGTCAGAACTGGAGAAAAAGATTCATTGATGCAGCAGACTGATTCTTCATATCCACAAAGTCCTGCATCACCAGTGAAGGCATTACTTAATTATAGTAAAAG ATCTGCGAAAGGAACAACTCCAACTGAAAATCCAAGCCCTCAGACAGTGGTTTTACCCAATTCACCCAGGAAACGGAAGTTGGAAAATGCTGCTTCCCTCTTTCAAGCAGTTGGAATT GAATTATTGTTCCCAAGTGATACTAGCCTTCCAGTGAGTACTCCACAAACCTGGAAGCGGGCAAAAGGATTTGATGCTAACAGCAGTGAACAGAAGACACTTGTGTTGTTGCCTACTG ATATAGTAGCCAGACTTCTGGCTCATTCACTGGATGACAATAGTTTGCCAACACTTACCAACTATGACTGTGAAGTGAATGCACCTATTCAAGGCAACAGAACCCTGCTTCAGGGTGAAGAAGTTCTCAGAGCATTGGATCAAGTCAACTAG